One Salvia splendens isolate huo1 chromosome 12, SspV2, whole genome shotgun sequence genomic window carries:
- the LOC121759175 gene encoding probable mitochondrial saccharopine dehydrogenase-like oxidoreductase At5g39410 → MAALKPYDIVIFGASGFTGKYVVREALKFLNAPNSPLKSLALAGRSPSRLSESLKWAAAPNPTPNIPLLTADTSDPASLSRLASQSRIILDCVGPFRLYGQPVVAACVDSGCDYLDICGEPDFMERMEASYHDKAVDNGSLVISACGFDSVPAEIGLIFHSKQWGGLSAPNRVEAYLSLESDKRIVGNFGTYESAVLGVANADKLVELRRSRPRRPRPTIPGTTPSKGSIIENQKQLGLWALRLPSADSVVVRRTQAMLTENPHGLPGVNESVEHVKKREEFWSSTKPAHFGVKLGSKSLLGLFPVITLGVFLGLLSKSRVGRWLLLKFPSFFSVGWFRKKGPSEEEVASATFKMWFVGQGYSDSSLASQGDKKPDTEVVTRVMGPEIGYLTTPIVLLQCALVLLDGRDNLPKGGVYTPGIVFGPTDLEQRLQDNGISFDFISKKALSS, encoded by the exons ATGGCGGCCTTGAAACCCTACGACATCGTGATCTTCGGAGCCTCCGGTTTCACCGGGAAATACGTAGTCCGAGAAGCCCTCAAATTCCTCAACGCTCCCAACTCTCCCCTCAAATCCCTCGCCCTCGCCGGCCGCAGTCCGTCTCGCCTCTCAGAGTCTCTCAAATGGGCCGCCGCCCCCAATCCTACGCCGAACATCCCTCTCCTCACCGCCGACACCTCAGACCCGGCCTCTCTCTCCCGCCTCGCCTCGCAATCGAGGATCATCCTCGACTGCGTGGGCCCATTCCGCCTCTACGGGCAGCCCGTCGTGGCGGCCTGCGTGGATTCCGGCTGCGACTACTTGGACATCTGCGGCGAGCCCGATTTCATGGAGAGGATGGAGGCGTCCTACCACGACAAGGCGGTGGATAATGGGTCGCTGGTGATCTCGGCTTGTGGCTTCGACTCCGTGCCGGCGGAGATCGGGCTCATTTTTCACTCCAAACAGTGGGGAGGCCTCTCTGCGCCGAACCGGGTGGAGGCGTATCTGAGTCTGGAGTCGGATAAGAGGATTGTGGGAAATTTTGGGACCTACGAATCGGCGGTTCTTGGAGTGGCTAATGCTGATAAGCTGGTGGAGTTGCGCCGCTCCAGACCTAGAAGGCCGCGCCCCACT ATTCCTGGAACTACACCTTCCAAGGGCTCCATCATTGAGAACCAGAAGCAGTTGGGCCTCTGGGCTTTACGCCTGCCATCAGCGGACTCTGTTGTTGTTCGAAGAACACAGGCTATGTTGACTGAAAACCCCCATGGTTTACCCGGTGTAAACGAGAGTGTTGAGCATGTGAAAAAGAGGGAGGAGTTCTGGTCATCCACAAAGCCAGCccattttggtgtgaaattagGCTCAAAGTCATTGCTCGGCTTGTTTCCTGTGATCACACTCGGTGTGTTCTTGGGGCTCTTGAGCAAGAGTAGAGTTGGGAGATGGCTTCTGCTCAAGTTTCCCTCTTTCTTCAGCGTCGGATGGTTCAGGAAGAAGGGGCCTTCGGAGGAGGAAGTGGCCAGTGCTACCTTCAAGATGTGGTTTGTGGGACAAGGGTATTCAGATAGCAGTCTAGCTTCGCAGGGTGACAAGAAGCCTGATACTGAAGTGGTAACGAGGGTGATGGGACCTGAGATTGGATATCTGACGACCCCAATCGTGCTACTTCAGTGTGCTCTTGTGCTGCTGGATGGCCGCGATAATCTGCCTAAAGGTGGAGTTTATACGCCTGGGATTGTATTCGGCCCAACAGACCTTGAGCAGCGCCTGCAGGACAATGGGATATCATTCGATTTCATCTCAAAGAAAGCGCTTTCTTCCTGA